In Mycobacterium gallinarum, a single window of DNA contains:
- a CDS encoding LmeA family phospholipid-binding protein has product MTYPRYAANTLGPTRGAQFHSAPTQGHPMRPAPQFYSAPTQAQGYPMRPAPQLSRPVPPVQPPLPPVQPPAPPAQPPAKRKRGRGPLAVVLILVIVLATAAAGVLGAEFYARSVAVDKVKSAAACFIEGSEDSVDVTFETSPPVLMQYFDDKYSGFTIATDGPIRGVDGVTADIAVDDLDLNGGANDRGTIGAINATIDWTSEGIRQSANTAMKEAIDEYLEGSFLSFLSDWISTDEVVTNVKTDPSTGIVTLEGMFDSSIAVKPETTADGGIKLEIQPDGFTLGGDLDLPQEDLQSKLDEMTGELTDNKYNLRVDSLAVTNNGVVAEFSAKNIDIPASDGGSSCLDM; this is encoded by the coding sequence ATGACCTACCCCCGGTACGCCGCCAACACGCTCGGCCCGACGCGCGGAGCGCAATTCCATTCCGCGCCCACTCAGGGCCATCCGATGCGGCCGGCTCCGCAGTTCTATTCCGCACCCACTCAGGCTCAGGGTTATCCCATGCGGCCGGCTCCGCAGCTCTCCCGTCCGGTCCCGCCGGTGCAGCCGCCTTTGCCCCCGGTTCAACCGCCGGCTCCCCCGGCCCAGCCGCCTGCGAAACGCAAGCGCGGCCGTGGTCCGCTCGCGGTCGTCCTCATCCTCGTGATAGTTCTCGCGACCGCCGCCGCGGGAGTGCTCGGCGCCGAGTTCTACGCACGTTCAGTCGCGGTCGACAAGGTCAAATCGGCCGCCGCATGCTTCATCGAGGGGTCCGAGGACTCCGTCGATGTGACCTTCGAGACCTCGCCGCCGGTTCTCATGCAGTACTTCGACGACAAGTACTCCGGGTTCACGATCGCCACCGACGGACCCATCCGCGGCGTTGACGGGGTCACCGCGGACATCGCGGTCGACGACCTCGACCTCAACGGCGGCGCGAACGACCGGGGCACCATCGGCGCGATCAACGCGACCATCGACTGGACGTCCGAAGGCATTCGGCAGTCTGCCAACACCGCCATGAAAGAGGCCATCGACGAATACCTCGAGGGCAGCTTCTTGAGCTTCCTGTCGGACTGGATCTCGACCGACGAGGTCGTGACGAACGTCAAGACCGACCCGTCGACCGGAATCGTCACCCTGGAAGGGATGTTCGACAGCAGCATCGCCGTCAAGCCGGAGACGACCGCCGACGGCGGAATCAAGCTGGAAATCCAGCCCGACGGTTTCACACTCGGCGGAGATCTAGACCTCCCTCAGGAAGACCTGCAGTCCAAGCTCGACGAGATGACGGGCGAACTCACCGACAACAAGTACAACCTCCGGGTGGATTCGCTCGCAGTCACGAACAACGGTGTGGTTGCCGAGTTCTCGGCCAAGAACATCGACATCCCGGCCAGCGACGGGGGGAGCAGCTGCTTGGACATGTAG
- the mshB gene encoding N-acetyl-1-D-myo-inositol-2-amino-2-deoxy-alpha-D-glucopyranoside deacetylase gives MESPRLLFVHAHPDDETLTTGATIAHYVARGARVRVVTCTLGEEGEVIGDQWAHLAVDKADQLGGFRIGELTAALQALGVHEPVFLGGAGRWRDSGMEGTPSRRHRRFIDADPAEAVGALVAIIRELRPHVVVTYDPNGGYGHPDHIHTHEVTMAAVAASAGSEYPGEPWTVPKVYWTVLSTTAIAEGLNALEDVPDEWIRVSIDDVSFGHPDEAIDAVIDVPDQLPAKVAALRAHATQVTVAPNDRSLALSNNIALPVGAVEHYILVSGEAGARDRRGWETDLLAGLNLE, from the coding sequence ATGGAGAGTCCACGGCTGCTGTTCGTCCACGCGCATCCCGACGACGAGACGTTGACGACGGGCGCGACGATCGCGCACTACGTCGCCCGGGGTGCGCGGGTGCGGGTGGTCACGTGCACCCTGGGCGAGGAGGGCGAGGTGATCGGCGACCAGTGGGCGCACCTGGCCGTCGACAAGGCCGACCAACTCGGCGGGTTTCGCATCGGTGAGCTGACGGCGGCACTGCAGGCGCTCGGTGTCCACGAGCCCGTCTTCCTCGGCGGCGCCGGCCGCTGGCGAGACTCGGGGATGGAAGGGACGCCGTCACGACGTCATCGACGCTTCATCGACGCCGATCCCGCGGAGGCGGTGGGCGCGCTGGTCGCGATCATTCGTGAGCTGCGCCCGCACGTCGTCGTCACCTACGACCCGAACGGCGGCTACGGGCACCCCGACCACATCCACACCCACGAAGTGACGATGGCGGCGGTTGCGGCGTCGGCTGGCTCCGAATATCCGGGCGAGCCGTGGACCGTGCCGAAGGTGTACTGGACCGTGCTCTCGACGACGGCGATCGCCGAGGGTCTGAACGCGCTCGAAGATGTGCCAGACGAATGGATCCGGGTGTCCATCGACGACGTGTCGTTCGGTCATCCCGACGAGGCGATCGACGCGGTCATCGACGTCCCGGATCAGCTGCCTGCCAAGGTGGCAGCCCTGCGGGCGCACGCCACCCAGGTCACCGTCGCGCCCAACGACCGCTCGCTGGCGCTGTCGAACAACATCGCTCTGCCGGTCGGCGCCGTCGAGCACTACATCCTGGTGTCGGGCGAGGCGGGCGCCCGCGACCGTCGCGGGTGGGAAACCGATCTGCTTGCGGGTCTGAACCTCGAATAG
- a CDS encoding bifunctional FO biosynthesis protein CofGH, with protein MALNPQHGADLPSPVIPPKSGTPSPAGLRRVLRRARDGVALNVEEAAIAMTARGDDLADLCASAARVRDAGLEAAGRRGPTGRLPVSYSRKVFIPVTHLCRDTCHYCTFVTVPGKLRAQGLGMYMEPDEILEVARRGAEMGCKEALFTLGDRPEARWDEARQWLDERGYDSTLDYVRAMAIRVLEETGLLPHLNPGVMSWSELSRLKPVAPSMGMMLETTSRRLFETKGLAHYGSPDKDPEVRLRTLADAGRLSIPFTTGLLVGIGETLEERAETIHAIRRSHKEFGHVQEVIVQNFRAKDHTAMAATPDAGFEDFVATIAVTRLVMGPKVRIQAPPNLVSRQECLALIGAGVDDWGGVSPLTPDHVNPERPWPALDELSAVTAEAGYDLVQRLTAQPQYVQAGAAWIDPRVRGHVDALADPETGLALDVNPTGRPWQEPDEAWESLGRTDLHSAIDDAGRLTETRSDLGSAFGDWESIREKVHELAAQAPERIDTDVLSALRSAERDPAALSDDAYLALAMADGPALDAVAALADSLRRDVVGDDVTFVVNRNINFTNICYTGCRFCAFAQRKGDADAFSLSVDEVADRAWEAHVAGATEVCMQGGIDPELPVTGYADLVRAVKARVPSMHVHAFSPMEIANGVTKSGTSIRDWLTELREAGLGSIPGTAAEILDDEVRWVLTKGKLPTSMWIEVVSTAHEVGLRSSSTMMYGHVDTPRHWVGHLRVLREIQDRTGGFTEFVPLPFVHQSSPLYLAGGARPGPTHRDNRAVHALARIMLHGRIDNIQTSWVKLGVERTQVMLNGGANDLGGTLMEETISRMAGSEFGSAKSVEELTSIAEGIGRPARQRSTTYTPLAA; from the coding sequence GTGGCTCTGAACCCCCAGCATGGCGCCGATCTGCCCAGCCCGGTGATCCCACCGAAGTCAGGCACACCCAGCCCTGCAGGCCTGCGGCGCGTACTGCGCCGCGCCCGCGACGGCGTGGCACTCAATGTCGAGGAAGCAGCGATCGCGATGACCGCGCGTGGGGATGACCTCGCGGATCTGTGCGCCAGTGCCGCCCGCGTGCGTGATGCCGGCCTGGAAGCGGCCGGCCGGCGGGGTCCGACCGGACGGCTGCCGGTGAGTTACTCGCGCAAGGTGTTCATCCCCGTCACTCATCTGTGCCGAGACACCTGCCACTACTGCACGTTCGTCACGGTGCCCGGCAAGCTGCGGGCACAGGGCCTCGGCATGTACATGGAGCCCGACGAGATCCTCGAGGTCGCCCGTCGCGGTGCCGAAATGGGTTGCAAGGAAGCGCTGTTCACGCTCGGTGACCGGCCTGAGGCGCGTTGGGACGAGGCCCGGCAGTGGCTCGACGAGCGCGGCTATGACTCGACGCTGGACTACGTCCGCGCGATGGCCATCCGGGTGCTGGAGGAAACCGGGCTGTTGCCGCACCTGAATCCCGGCGTGATGAGCTGGTCGGAGTTGAGCCGGCTCAAGCCGGTGGCCCCGTCGATGGGCATGATGCTGGAGACCACCTCGCGGCGCCTGTTCGAGACCAAGGGACTGGCCCACTACGGCAGCCCGGACAAGGATCCGGAAGTCAGGCTGCGCACGCTGGCCGACGCCGGCCGTCTGTCGATCCCCTTCACGACCGGACTGCTCGTCGGGATCGGCGAAACGCTGGAAGAGCGTGCCGAAACCATCCATGCGATCCGGCGATCGCACAAGGAGTTCGGACACGTTCAGGAAGTGATCGTGCAGAACTTCCGGGCCAAGGACCACACCGCGATGGCGGCGACGCCGGATGCCGGCTTCGAGGACTTCGTCGCGACGATCGCGGTGACGCGCCTGGTGATGGGACCCAAGGTCCGCATCCAGGCGCCACCGAACCTGGTGTCGCGCCAGGAATGCCTGGCGCTGATCGGCGCCGGAGTCGACGACTGGGGCGGGGTGTCGCCGCTGACCCCCGACCACGTCAACCCCGAGCGGCCCTGGCCCGCGCTCGACGAGCTGTCCGCGGTCACGGCAGAGGCCGGTTACGACTTGGTGCAGCGTTTGACTGCTCAGCCGCAATACGTGCAGGCCGGTGCCGCGTGGATCGACCCGCGGGTACGTGGGCATGTCGACGCGCTGGCCGACCCCGAGACCGGTCTGGCCTTGGACGTCAACCCCACCGGACGGCCATGGCAGGAACCCGACGAGGCCTGGGAGTCTCTCGGTCGCACCGACCTTCACTCGGCCATCGACGATGCCGGCCGCCTCACCGAGACGCGTAGCGATCTGGGAAGTGCGTTCGGTGACTGGGAGTCGATCCGCGAGAAGGTGCACGAACTGGCCGCCCAGGCTCCTGAACGCATCGACACCGACGTGCTTTCGGCGCTGCGCTCCGCCGAGCGCGATCCGGCCGCACTCTCCGACGACGCATACCTGGCCCTCGCAATGGCGGACGGCCCGGCGCTGGATGCTGTTGCCGCACTGGCGGACTCATTGCGGCGCGATGTCGTCGGCGACGACGTGACCTTCGTCGTCAACCGCAACATCAACTTCACCAACATCTGCTACACCGGCTGCCGGTTCTGCGCGTTCGCCCAGCGCAAGGGTGACGCGGACGCGTTCTCGCTTTCGGTCGACGAGGTCGCCGACCGTGCATGGGAGGCGCACGTCGCGGGTGCGACCGAGGTGTGTATGCAGGGCGGCATCGATCCGGAGTTGCCCGTCACGGGCTACGCCGATTTGGTGCGCGCGGTCAAGGCACGCGTGCCATCCATGCATGTGCACGCGTTCTCGCCGATGGAGATTGCCAACGGAGTCACCAAGAGCGGCACCAGCATTCGGGACTGGCTCACCGAGCTTCGTGAGGCGGGACTGGGTTCCATCCCGGGCACCGCCGCCGAGATCCTCGACGACGAGGTCCGCTGGGTGCTGACCAAGGGCAAGCTGCCGACGTCGATGTGGATCGAGGTCGTCAGCACCGCACACGAAGTCGGGTTGCGGTCGAGTTCGACGATGATGTACGGCCACGTCGACACGCCGCGCCACTGGGTCGGCCACCTTCGCGTGCTGCGCGAGATCCAGGACCGCACCGGCGGATTCACCGAATTCGTACCGCTTCCGTTCGTCCATCAGAGCTCCCCGCTGTACCTCGCGGGTGGGGCGCGGCCGGGGCCGACGCACCGCGACAACCGCGCCGTGCATGCGCTTGCGCGAATCATGCTGCACGGCCGGATCGACAACATCCAGACCAGCTGGGTCAAGCTCGGTGTCGAGCGCACCCAGGTGATGCTCAACGGTGGTGCCAACGATCTGGGCGGGACGCTGATGGAGGAGACCATCTCGCGGATGGCCGGTTCCGAGTTCGGCTCGGCCAAGAGCGTGGAAGAGCTCACCTCGATCGCCGAGGGCATCGGCCGGCCGGCGCGACAGCGCTCCACGACATACACGCCTCTGGCTGCCTAG
- a CDS encoding ABC transporter family substrate-binding protein yields MTLISGCTVSPPPAPQSTDTTETTAPPPPKASQIIMAIDWIGPGFNPHLLADQSPVNAAISSLVLPSSFRPVPDPNTPTGSRWELDTTLLESAEVTSRDPFTVTYTIRPEASWTDNAPIGADDFWYLWQQMVSQPGVVDPAGYDLITGVQSIEGGKTAVVTFSQPYPAWRELFNNILPAHIVKDIPGGFAAGLARALPVTGGQFRVENIDPQRDEILLARNDRFWSAPAKPDLILLRRGGDAAALADSIRNGDTQVAQVHGGAATFAQLSAIPDVRTARIVTPRVMQLSLRAQQPALADSQVRKAIFGLLDVDLLAAVGAGDDNTVTLAQAQVRSPSDPGYVPTAPPAISKEDALELLVDAGYVVEPVESPTPATPGTPAPDNDRGRIIKDGVPLSLVLGVAANDPTSVAVANTAADQLRNVGIEASVSALDPVALYGDALTNNRVDAVVGWHQAGGDLATALASRYGCRALEATAIATTEPETSAPQTSTPETPETPETTSTTTATAPTTARPAPSTTATSTTPESPAPENSELVQAPSNITGICDRSLQPKIDAALDGSEPIDAVITAVEPRLWNMSTVLPILQDTTIVAAGPSVQNVKLSGAVPIGIVGDAGTWVKTRQ; encoded by the coding sequence ATGACGCTCATCTCCGGCTGCACCGTGAGCCCGCCGCCGGCTCCGCAGAGCACCGACACCACAGAGACGACGGCTCCGCCTCCGCCGAAGGCGTCGCAGATCATCATGGCCATCGACTGGATCGGTCCGGGCTTCAATCCGCACCTGCTGGCCGACCAGTCACCGGTGAACGCCGCCATCAGTTCACTGGTACTGCCCAGCTCGTTCCGGCCGGTGCCGGATCCCAACACCCCGACCGGATCGCGATGGGAACTCGACACCACGCTGCTGGAGTCGGCGGAAGTCACCAGTCGGGATCCGTTCACCGTCACCTACACGATCCGGCCCGAGGCGTCATGGACCGACAACGCCCCGATCGGCGCCGACGATTTCTGGTACCTGTGGCAGCAGATGGTGAGCCAGCCCGGGGTCGTCGACCCCGCAGGCTATGACCTCATCACCGGCGTGCAGTCGATCGAGGGTGGCAAGACCGCGGTGGTGACCTTCTCGCAGCCCTATCCGGCCTGGCGCGAGTTGTTCAACAACATCCTGCCCGCCCACATCGTCAAGGACATCCCGGGCGGATTCGCGGCGGGCCTGGCTCGCGCGCTGCCGGTCACCGGCGGTCAGTTCCGGGTCGAGAACATCGACCCTCAGCGCGACGAGATCCTGCTGGCACGCAATGACCGCTTCTGGAGCGCGCCCGCCAAACCCGATCTGATCCTGTTGAGGCGCGGCGGGGACGCGGCCGCCCTCGCCGATTCGATCCGCAATGGAGACACACAGGTGGCCCAGGTCCACGGCGGTGCGGCCACCTTCGCGCAACTCTCGGCGATTCCGGACGTCCGGACGGCGCGGATCGTCACGCCGCGCGTCATGCAGTTGTCGCTGCGGGCACAACAGCCCGCGCTCGCGGATTCCCAAGTGCGCAAGGCGATTTTCGGGTTGCTGGACGTCGACCTGCTCGCCGCGGTGGGGGCCGGTGACGACAACACTGTGACGCTGGCGCAGGCGCAGGTGCGATCGCCGTCCGATCCCGGCTACGTGCCGACCGCGCCGCCCGCGATCTCGAAAGAGGATGCGCTGGAACTGCTCGTCGACGCCGGCTACGTGGTGGAGCCGGTCGAATCGCCGACACCGGCGACACCCGGTACGCCCGCTCCGGACAACGACCGCGGCCGCATCATCAAGGACGGGGTGCCGCTGTCGTTGGTGCTCGGTGTCGCCGCCAACGATCCGACCTCGGTCGCGGTCGCCAACACCGCCGCCGACCAACTGCGCAACGTGGGCATCGAAGCATCCGTATCGGCGCTCGACCCGGTGGCGCTCTATGGCGACGCGCTGACGAACAACCGCGTCGACGCCGTCGTCGGCTGGCATCAGGCCGGCGGTGACCTCGCCACGGCGCTGGCATCGCGCTACGGCTGCCGCGCGCTCGAGGCCACCGCGATCGCGACGACCGAGCCGGAAACGTCTGCGCCGCAGACATCAACCCCGGAGACCCCAGAGACCCCGGAGACCACCTCGACCACAACCGCGACCGCGCCGACGACCGCGCGGCCGGCCCCGTCCACAACGGCGACGTCGACCACCCCGGAAAGTCCCGCGCCGGAAAACAGCGAGTTGGTCCAGGCGCCAAGCAATATCACCGGTATCTGCGATCGCAGCCTGCAGCCGAAGATCGACGCCGCACTCGACGGCAGCGAGCCCATCGACGCCGTCATCACCGCGGTGGAACCGCGACTGTGGAACATGTCGACGGTGCTGCCGATTCTGCAGGACACCACGATCGTCGCGGCCGGGCCGAGCGTGCAGAACGTCAAGTTGTCCGGCGCCGTGCCGATCGGCATCGTCGGCGACGCCGGTACGTGGGTGAAAACCCGTCAGTGA
- a CDS encoding YceI family protein, translating to MTTATGATGTAQLATGTWAIDPVHSTIGFSVRHLMVSKVRGTFDTFSGAIVVAEDGTPSVTAEIAVDSINTRNEQRDAHVRSADFFNAEQYPTATFTSTGVRSDGDSYLVDGDFTLKGVTKPVTLELEFNGVNPGMGHGEVAGFEASVVLNRKDFGIDIDMPLETGGTVVGDKIAVTLEIEALKQA from the coding sequence ATGACCACTGCCACCGGCGCCACCGGAACCGCCCAGCTCGCCACGGGTACCTGGGCCATCGACCCCGTGCACTCCACCATCGGCTTCTCCGTACGTCACCTGATGGTGAGCAAGGTCCGGGGCACCTTCGACACCTTCAGCGGCGCGATCGTCGTCGCCGAGGACGGCACCCCGTCCGTGACCGCGGAAATCGCCGTCGACTCCATCAACACCCGCAACGAGCAGCGCGACGCACACGTCCGCTCCGCCGACTTCTTCAACGCCGAGCAGTATCCGACCGCCACCTTCACCTCGACCGGCGTCCGGTCTGACGGTGACTCCTACCTGGTCGACGGCGACTTCACCCTCAAGGGTGTCACCAAGCCGGTCACCCTGGAACTGGAGTTCAACGGCGTCAACCCCGGCATGGGACACGGCGAGGTCGCCGGGTTCGAGGCGTCGGTGGTGTTGAACCGCAAGGACTTCGGCATCGACATCGACATGCCGCTGGAAACCGGTGGCACCGTCGTCGGTGACAAGATCGCCGTCACCCTGGAGATCGAGGCACTCAAGCAGGCGTAA
- a CDS encoding DUF2231 domain-containing protein, giving the protein MDTISGIPAHALLVHGIVVLAPLTALLVILCAIWPAARRRLVWLVLALAVVTAVLTPLTTSAGEWLLEHGGPPRPILQEHAERGEWMIYFSVAMLIVAVALAALHWMEGRSDKPRKAAAAMLAVVALLVGVSSIITVVRIGDSGAQAVWGDRG; this is encoded by the coding sequence ATGGACACGATCTCCGGAATCCCCGCGCATGCCCTGTTGGTACACGGCATCGTGGTACTCGCGCCCTTGACCGCCTTGCTCGTGATCCTGTGTGCAATCTGGCCCGCGGCACGTCGTCGGCTGGTGTGGCTGGTGTTGGCTCTCGCCGTGGTGACGGCAGTGCTCACACCGTTGACCACATCAGCTGGTGAATGGCTTCTGGAGCACGGGGGCCCGCCGCGGCCGATTCTGCAGGAGCATGCCGAGCGCGGAGAGTGGATGATCTACTTCTCGGTCGCCATGCTGATCGTTGCGGTGGCGCTGGCGGCGCTGCATTGGATGGAAGGCCGGTCGGACAAACCGCGGAAGGCCGCGGCGGCGATGCTGGCCGTCGTGGCCCTGCTGGTGGGCGTGTCGTCCATCATCACCGTCGTGCGGATCGGCGACAGCGGCGCGCAGGCGGTCTGGGGCGATCGGGGCTGA
- a CDS encoding chloride channel protein has translation MSRRTLEFVCAIIIVGLLAGVAGAATTLLLHAIEHLTYHYSFGTLLSGVGGSSPVRRAVGPMVGGALAGFGWWMLRRRTAVPPLAGTIKEHRPIPRVAMSIDAFLQVLLVGAGASLGREGAPRQLSAALGDFGTTRLSLTARDREILLACAAGAGLGAVYSVPLGGALFAAQILLGSWHPRVLGTALITSSLAVAVAAPVTHLEHPLDWPDASTSYLFAFLALAVAPLAGAIGLAFNRMMDAARPKVQYKSWILIPAIAAAGLLTGICSIWYPELPGNGRSILTVAVDSGMTLGAACVILLLKPLLTAGFLRAGAVGGLLTPALATGAATGSVVALVLNQLADTDIHVSALALTCAAGVLAITQRSPLFAALFVWELAHPPYWFLAVFAIAAYAAHGLRLMRERREDQLPSH, from the coding sequence GTGTCGCGCCGCACCCTAGAGTTCGTATGCGCGATCATCATCGTCGGGCTGCTCGCCGGGGTGGCGGGCGCGGCGACCACGCTGCTGCTGCACGCGATCGAACATCTGACGTACCACTACTCCTTCGGCACGCTGCTGTCCGGTGTCGGCGGCAGTAGTCCGGTGCGGCGCGCGGTCGGTCCGATGGTCGGCGGTGCGCTCGCCGGCTTCGGGTGGTGGATGCTACGACGGCGCACCGCCGTTCCCCCGCTCGCCGGAACCATCAAGGAGCACCGGCCCATCCCCCGGGTCGCGATGTCCATCGACGCGTTCCTCCAAGTGCTGCTCGTCGGCGCGGGGGCGTCGCTGGGGCGCGAAGGCGCACCCCGTCAACTGTCCGCTGCACTAGGCGATTTCGGCACCACGCGGCTGTCGCTCACGGCGCGCGACCGTGAGATTCTGCTCGCCTGCGCGGCCGGCGCCGGACTGGGTGCGGTCTACAGCGTGCCGCTGGGCGGGGCCTTGTTCGCCGCGCAGATCCTGCTGGGCAGCTGGCATCCGCGGGTGCTGGGCACAGCGCTGATCACCTCGAGCCTCGCGGTCGCGGTCGCCGCGCCCGTCACCCATCTCGAACACCCGCTGGATTGGCCGGACGCGTCGACGTCCTATCTGTTCGCGTTCCTCGCGCTGGCCGTCGCACCGCTGGCCGGAGCCATCGGTCTGGCGTTCAACCGGATGATGGACGCCGCGCGCCCCAAGGTGCAGTACAAGTCCTGGATCCTGATCCCCGCGATCGCGGCGGCCGGTCTGCTGACCGGCATCTGCTCGATCTGGTACCCAGAACTACCCGGCAACGGGCGAAGCATTCTGACGGTGGCTGTCGACAGCGGGATGACCCTCGGCGCCGCCTGCGTCATCCTGCTGTTGAAACCGCTTCTGACAGCAGGGTTTCTGCGCGCCGGGGCCGTCGGCGGCCTGCTCACCCCCGCCTTGGCCACCGGCGCGGCCACCGGGTCGGTGGTCGCACTTGTGCTCAATCAGCTGGCCGACACCGATATCCACGTGTCGGCGCTGGCGCTTACATGTGCGGCCGGGGTCCTGGCGATCACCCAGCGCTCCCCGCTCTTTGCGGCGTTGTTCGTGTGGGAACTGGCGCACCCGCCGTACTGGTTTCTCGCCGTGTTCGCGATCGCGGCATATGCCGCGCACGGCCTGCGTTTGATGCGCGAACGCCGCGAGGACCAATTACCCTCTCACTGA
- a CDS encoding NADPH-dependent 2,4-dienoyl-CoA reductase, producing MTYPILLSPLDLGFTTLRNRVVMGSMHTGLEDRARDTDRLAAYFAERARGGVGLIITGGYAPNRTGWLLPFAAQLLTSSDARRHRRITSAVHAEGGKILLQILHAGRYAYHPFSVSASSIKAPINPFRPRALRDVEGTIDDFVKCALLARDAGYDGVEIMGSEGYLLNQFLAPRTNKRKDKWGGTPENRRRFPDEIVRRTRAAVGEDFIICYRMSMADYVEDGQSWDEIVALATEVEAAGATIINTGIGWHEARVPTIVTSVPNSAFVDISNAVAEHIGIPVVASNRINMPQAAEQILTEGHVQLISMARPLLSDPDWVRKAQADAADEINTCIACNQACLDHAFVHKTVSCLLNPRAGHETTLVLSPTRLAKRVAVVGAGPAGLATAVSAAQRGHRVTLFEAGDAVGGQFDLARRIPGKEEFSETLRYYTRMLDKHGVDVRLRTRASADELAGFDEVVLATGVSPRMPDIPGIDHPMVLSYADAITGRPVGKSVAVVGAGGIGFDVSEFLVTTPAGPADEYRSPSIILKEWKAEWGVADPQETRGALTTPIPAPAAREVYLLQRTKGPQGKGLGKTSGWVHRAALKAKGVQQLSGVNYERIDDDGLHISFGSERANPRVLDVDNVVICAGQEPVRDLEDALRSRGVRPHVIGGAAEAAELDAKRAIKQGTELAARL from the coding sequence GTGACGTATCCGATCCTGTTGTCGCCGTTGGATCTCGGCTTCACCACCCTGCGCAATCGCGTCGTCATGGGGTCGATGCACACCGGCCTCGAGGATCGCGCACGCGACACCGACCGGCTGGCCGCGTATTTCGCCGAACGCGCCCGTGGCGGCGTCGGACTGATCATCACCGGTGGCTACGCGCCGAACCGCACGGGCTGGCTGCTGCCATTCGCGGCGCAGCTGCTCACGTCGTCGGACGCCCGCAGGCACCGCAGGATCACGTCAGCCGTACACGCCGAGGGCGGCAAGATCCTGCTCCAGATCCTGCATGCGGGACGTTATGCCTACCACCCGTTTTCGGTCAGCGCGTCGTCGATCAAGGCGCCGATCAACCCGTTCAGGCCGCGCGCCCTGCGCGACGTCGAGGGCACGATCGACGACTTCGTGAAGTGTGCGCTGCTGGCCCGCGACGCCGGGTACGACGGTGTGGAGATCATGGGCAGCGAGGGCTATTTGCTCAACCAGTTCCTGGCGCCGCGCACCAATAAGCGCAAGGACAAATGGGGCGGAACACCGGAAAATCGCAGGCGCTTCCCCGACGAGATCGTCCGTCGCACCCGCGCTGCCGTCGGCGAGGACTTCATCATCTGCTATCGGATGTCGATGGCCGACTACGTCGAGGACGGTCAGAGCTGGGACGAAATCGTCGCGCTGGCAACTGAAGTCGAGGCAGCGGGCGCGACGATCATCAACACCGGCATCGGCTGGCACGAGGCGCGGGTGCCGACGATCGTCACCTCAGTCCCCAACAGCGCGTTCGTCGACATCAGCAATGCGGTGGCCGAGCACATCGGCATTCCGGTGGTGGCGTCGAACCGAATCAACATGCCCCAAGCCGCCGAGCAGATTCTCACCGAGGGACATGTCCAGTTGATCTCGATGGCGCGTCCGCTGTTGTCGGACCCGGACTGGGTACGCAAGGCGCAGGCCGATGCCGCCGACGAGATCAACACCTGCATCGCGTGCAACCAGGCCTGCCTGGACCACGCGTTCGTGCACAAGACGGTCTCGTGTCTGCTGAACCCCCGGGCCGGTCACGAGACGACGCTGGTGCTGAGCCCGACGCGACTCGCCAAGCGCGTCGCGGTGGTCGGCGCCGGGCCCGCGGGCCTGGCCACCGCCGTCAGCGCGGCGCAGCGCGGCCACCGGGTGACGCTGTTCGAGGCGGGTGACGCCGTCGGCGGCCAATTCGACTTGGCGAGAAGGATTCCCGGCAAGGAAGAGTTCAGCGAGACGCTGCGCTACTACACCCGCATGCTCGACAAGCACGGCGTCGACGTCCGGCTACGGACCCGGGCGAGCGCTGACGAACTGGCCGGGTTCGACGAGGTGGTGCTGGCGACCGGGGTTTCGCCGCGGATGCCCGACATCCCCGGCATCGACCATCCCATGGTGCTGTCCTACGCCGACGCCATCACCGGCAGGCCGGTCGGCAAGAGCGTGGCCGTCGTCGGCGCGGGTGGAATCGGGTTCGACGTGAGCGAGTTTCTGGTGACCACGCCGGCGGGGCCGGCAGACGAATACAGATCGCCGTCGATCATTCTCAAGGAGTGGAAGGCCGAATGGGGCGTGGCCGACCCGCAAGAGACCCGCGGTGCGCTGACGACACCGATCCCCGCGCCGGCCGCCCGCGAGGTGTACCTGCTGCAGCGCACGAAAGGCCCGCAGGGCAAGGGACTGGGTAAGACGTCGGGCTGGGTGCACAGGGCCGCGCTGAAGGCCAAGGGCGTACAGCAGCTGTCCGGTGTGAACTACGAGCGCATCGACGACGACGGCCTGCACATCAGCTTCGGCTCCGAGCGGGCGAACCCAAGGGTGCTCGACGTCGACAACGTGGTGATCTGCGCCGGCCAGGAGCCGGTGCGCGATCTCGAGGACGCGCTGCGCTCCAGGGGCGTCCGTCCGCACGTCATCGGCGGTGCGGCCGAGGCCGCCGAACTCGACGCCAAGCGGGCCATCAAACAGGGGACCGAGCTGGCGGCCCGGCTCTGA